CAAAAAAACTCTCAGATTTATGTGAATACAATAAAAAGTATAATTCTTTGATAAATCCAAGAAGACCCAAGAAACTGTGTAAGGGTTACTTGAGAATCTGGAAGACATCATAGTACTTATCACAAAGAAGGCCCTGTACTAAACCACCAATAGACATAAAACATATTGCTTGATTCAGAATTCAGATGgaaatataaatagaaaaacTCAAATTATTTATCTCCTGTAAAAAAACAGTAAAGATGAATACGCCATGAAATAAAGAGACTGGGTTTTCACACAAAATTTGGCTTATATAAGCCAGAAACAGCTAAatcatttgatttataaattaattagcaAAATTTCTCTAGACTAAACTCTGGGCTACACTATTCCATCCGCAAACTACCAATTACAACTAGATTCAGTTGCCTTGTAAGAAACTCCTCAGTCTATTCCGAGCATCATCCGATAGGCTGCAACAACTTAATTTGGGCCGTTGAGAAGTGACAGATTCTGTGAGTTCTGCAGGGGAAGAGAAGCAGACAATTATAGCAGTGAGATTGTCCGATGTATCCAGGCGCAAGGCTTGACCCACAAGAGCTTTAGCACACTTCTGCGGATCATCATGTTGTCTTAGCTGACCACGAACAAGTCTTACTGCCTCCTCATTTGACATCACGTCCCATATTCCATCACAAGCAATAATTAAGAACTCATCATCCTTTGTCAGTAAGGTTCGTTGAACATCAGGCTCAGCTGTGAGTGGTGCAGGACACCCCGACGGAGACTTCATGTACCAATCTCCAAGAGCTCGGGTCACTGCTAGTTCACCATTAAGGTAACCATCCTCAATATAGCCACCTAGCTCCTTGATCCTTTTCAGTTCTGATATGTAACTCGGTCTGTGATCTTGAGACATTGGGACTGCAACCCCTTTTCTGCAGAGAACTGCACGGGAGTCGCCAACATTTGCAACCAGTAGATGCCTTCCAAGTACCAAAGCAGTCAAAGCTGTTGTTCCACAGAAGTCACAAACACTGCCTTCAGCGGCCAGTGCTTGGTCAGCCAGTAAAAAAGCCTTACAATGAGAATTTTCAAGGTCCTCTAATAATATATCGTCAATATCATATATTTGTGGCAAAGCAACATCCTCAAAAAACAAACGCATAGCATTATTTTTTAGATATGCTGATGCCTCAGAACCCCCATGACCGTCAAAGACAGCAAAAAAGGAACTTGGGAGTGGCAAACTGTAGCGAGAACCCGACCAAGCACATATATCATCTACGCAGATGTGTTCATCCTCATTTGAACGACGAGGTCCAATATCAGTGTGACTGCCTGAACGAATACTTGGAACATAATCTGAGGCACCAGATTCAAGTGATGTAGCTTGAATAATAGTTGAGCACCTAACAGCCTGTTCAAAATTAAAGAAGACAAATCCCAAGATAAATTTTTCTGCAATAGCAGTGCAAATCACCAACTATAGAATGTAACAATGGAATGGATAAAAGGGACTCGGCATCACCTATACAGCCAGCAAGGATTCATAACACATCCAAACATTAGAAGATTCTCCTTCACATAAACATACATCTATTCTTCAtctattctttatcaattataaCAACGATTACTGAAAAACCAGACTACCAAACAAAAATATCTTAGATGTTCGTTACACGAGCTAATTGTTTTATATAAGCTGGTAAGCAAACTTCAATTAGCCTAATATATTCTCTTCAGCAGCATTCATTATTCATTTCCTACTCGTTtccaacaaaaattaaaaaccctaCAACCAGAGGCAGACCGACACTAAAACCTGAGGCGATCTCTTCTCCTCCTGGCCTCCATCCCTTCTCTCCCATTCGCAAAGTAACTTAAAACCCTGAGCCCCATTATAATCCTCAGCTTATAAATGCACACACTAAAACACTTATCATATGCACAATATGCAAGCTACAAAAAAGATACAATCTTTACAACCAAGACCAAAACCCCATCACTAAACAAACCATAATTTCACAAAAACCATCCAATTCAATCAATCTCAACATAAACCCTAACACAACCCCCAATAAAAATCACAAAGTACAAACACACAAATCAACAAAAACACACAAAATTCAAAACCCACATCAAAAAATCAACATTTAAAAAACCCAACAATTTCATACCGattcagaacgagtgacttgaACAGAAACAGACCCTGAAGCACAAACATCAAGACCAGTCTTTGACGGGTCGAACAAGTCGGGTCGGATCGAAACGACGTCGCTTTTGTAGTCTCCACATAGTAGAATCTCAGCTTCAGCTACCATATTCCGATGTGATAAAATTAGGTCAACATTTGGTGGCAATGCCACGTACATATTTAGGCATATTCAagtttaattttaaaagattttttttccattcattaaattcaaatatattcaattttattataaaaaattatgataacttttttttttgaaaataaaaaattatgataacttaaaatatttggttgaaattttaaattatgctataaaTCTGTTGGTagtcaatattttaaattacttctaaaaatttgatgatattcaattgaaattctttcaaattcattgaaatttgatgatattcaatttttaatgtatttttttgaatttcataaaataatgaattttgtagGATTGTTCAATGTATTTTAGTCTTTCGAATTTGCATCATAatctatgagattttgaagtattaagCTTAAAATCCTAAAAACTTTATATCAGCTCTACAATATATagaatccgcataaaatcaaaatatgatacaattctgtTGTAGAACTAAAAACGAGGGTGTGAGCGTTTCATGCTTTAGACTGCTCTCGATgtgagatgcctacgtatcctcTGCTTGGAGAAAAATCAAGTCTAAAACGTAGTTATAGTTTGGAGGGGTAGAACCCATGCTTTGGAATTAGAAGCTGAATGGAAGTATGATTCCAAATACTAGACTTCTCATAGAAGTGTGACTTGGAGTAAGAGATAAGATAGGACTCTTATCTTATGTTGTCAATGTTTATCCGAACTCTTGAATGTTTATCCACTAAAATCAGTTGTATTATGGAACTTACCTTCATAGTTGGATCTCCCACTGGGCCTCCGGTCCAATTTAGTCTTCTTATAATCCATACCTGCTTGGTCTGGACCTTTTATCATGCCCGTATTGATATCCTACAAATTTACTAAGTATTCGGGCTTTTACTTATTGGGCCTTCACACCTTGGAGTTGCAAATAACTATTTAATTACTTTAACCCCTatcaaattcattaaaattcataaaatatatctaatatattaaattctagATGCAATAGCTTCTTCCGATGCAGTCTGATAGTAAATATCCGGCAAAATAAATCACCAAccaatatattaattgtgaaacATAATGTAACGTAATATGTAATAACGACAACTCAACACTATAATCAAGACAGAAAATAGTAACAAAATGTGATACATGAATCTACAGATCAAACAATAGTAACCAAATGTGATACATGAATCTACAGATCAAACAACAGGTAGATATAGAATCAGACAATCTGTTAGCTAaagtgatcacaagtaataagTTCATTCATATATTCCAATCTCAACAAAGAATAAGTTCATAAtgttttaaaaaacaatatttatcTACAGATTCAGTATCAAGTGTCAATGGATTCTAGTGTCGACTAATTGATTATTTATAGTTACAAAACGAAGCATTTCCAACCCAGAAAAGACTGATCATAATTATTCACCAAAGACAGTACCGAGTTCAGTTTAGTGTTAATCGTTTGCAAAAAAATGTTAACACATACAAAACAGTACCTCGTATTTATTCAACGAAAAGATGACAAGTCATAAGTGCAGCCGTTACAAGTGCAAGAGTTAAAACACATCTACAAGGAAACaaaagaataaatatatatttatatatttatttttaaatgaatgATCATTTCCGAATGAAAGgggttattatttatttattatagatactccctccgtcccaccaaattctttacattgggtttgggcagggaggttaagaaatatgtataaagcagtggaaaaaagaaataaaaatgggtgaagtggtggcACCTATTGATTTTTACTATATATaagcagtgttacagaaatcgggaatcggacctaatcggttgagctaccgatttaaggattaatcggaaattggagattaatcggaaggattaatgggagttaaaatcgggtttattttaatattaaaatattatttaatatttagttattattatattaactatttagtaactaacatatttactatattcataaactctataattattcatatttaaagtaatatagtattttaattttaataatttatcacatatactttgATTAGGAAATATatacaaggattaatcggatttcaaaaatcggatcggtggccaACCTTGCAGGAGATTAAttggggattaatcggttaaatcggggatttttagaacaatgtatataagagagatagtggagtaaaagtagtgttaAAATGGGAAAGTGGTGAGactcattaactattttagaaagttttgtaatataaagaaatgagtgggacgtttaaaaaaggaaactgtaaacggtgggacggagggagtatatatttatatatttacaggATGAAAAGATTACATTTTTACCTAACTCCTGGAGGAGTTTGCACCAAAATTTACTCACACTGTTCACTATACACATTACTGGCGCAACCGCAAACTTGTTTTTATGCTAGCTCCAAGGGAGTTTGCGCCATTTATGTTAATCACAATATGTAACACAAACCGGCAACAAAGATGAAATGGTTGTGGATGGAGTTCGTGCTTGAACGTAGTGAAGACTAAGTATAGCGCGAACTCTCTCTTTTAACCAAGTCAAATGGAGTTTGCCTCCTAAACATTAAACATCTATATGATGGCACCAACTCAAGTCTCGCCTGTTTTTTGGATAAGTAAAGATttatcttatattctaacatgtCTCTTAGTGCTGGAACAAATTCAAGCTAGTAGAATAAATTCAACATACTGGAACAAACTTAAGCCAAGGAACTAACTCAAGGTGAATGAGCAAACTGTAGAACTAACTGTGGAACGAACTCAGAAAATAAATGTGGAACAAACTCGAGAATGAACTCAGGAATTAACTGTGAAACAAACTCTGAAACTAACTGCAACAGCTAACCATGATTGGAAATAAAGTTTATAAATAGAGTCAAAGTGGTTTCCTTTGAAACCAACAACACACGTTATATTTGTGCACACTACCACCAAACGCTCTACAACAAAAGATAATTGTGAGATTTGTTGAGAGTATTAGTGTGTAATGATTGGTGTCTTGTAGCTGACATAATATTTGGATATGTAGCACCCCTCGAGAATTCAATCAATATGATTATTCTCTGAACTTGCCGTGTTATTTAATTACGATCAAGGTTGAACATAAAAAGAACAATTCcgcaaattaaattaaaattgacaATTTGGTATTTAACGTATTCAATTCCCCCTTCTACGTCAACTTAGCACTAATAATTGGCATCAAAGCTCGCTGATCGACATACAGATAAATCCGTATCTGACCAAAAAGCGAGTTTTGCCCTTAGTTGTAATTTTATCCGATATCATGAATACAGAAAAGTACATATCTTAAATGCGTATCAAGTAATGTAAAAAtaccgtaaagaaatgaaagaGACGAATTGGGAAGGAATATATAGACACTATAACGACCAAGTAGCAGGTCCAAAACCGAGATACCCCATAAATCACCAAagcttatttatttttcatcttAATAATAGTGTAATACATCATCATGAATATATTGAGCTGTATAAAATGTGTTGGTCTACGAGGACTATTGAGTCCCAACAATATGCAGGAGCCCTCTTCACCTCAAAGTAGTCCAGCTGCTTCTACATCTATAATATATTAGCTACTTATACTGGCCTCTTTTAAAACTTGGAAAAGGACCTGCCAGTGAAAATATATGCTACATGTCATATATACATTTTCCCTGAACTACTGCTGAAGttctattaattaaaatatatatatacaattctaTATATGTATGCAGGTATGTACAACTACTCGATGTCATCGGACTTGATCGCGGTGCTCTGTCGCACCCTTTCCCTTGTCTTTCGGGTTAGTGCTCAAAACTGCTCTCCAGAAACACATGGAATGTAGTTTGTCTCCAAAGGGTCAGCAGCTTAGCGACTGCTCACTTGTCATGCAAAATTTCTGACAATTGCAATATAAAACATGATAAATGATTacattaatatattcaattcTGAAAGACAAAGGAAGTGTTTTTAACAATTAGAATAAGTTGTCCTAAAAAAAAGAGGAAACAAGAACTTTGTgtctgaaaaaaaattaattcttgACTTCACTCATGCAGCAGAAATAAGATAGAAATGCACTCAAGTGCGTACTAATAAAAGATCCT
This genomic window from Daucus carota subsp. sativus chromosome 7, DH1 v3.0, whole genome shotgun sequence contains:
- the LOC108193878 gene encoding probable protein phosphatase 2C 13 → MVAEAEILLCGDYKSDVVSIRPDLFDPSKTGLDVCASGSVSVQVTRSESAVRCSTIIQATSLESGASDYVPSIRSGSHTDIGPRRSNEDEHICVDDICAWSGSRYSLPLPSSFFAVFDGHGGSEASAYLKNNAMRLFFEDVALPQIYDIDDILLEDLENSHCKAFLLADQALAAEGSVCDFCGTTALTALVLGRHLLVANVGDSRAVLCRKGVAVPMSQDHRPSYISELKRIKELGGYIEDGYLNGELAVTRALGDWYMKSPSGCPAPLTAEPDVQRTLLTKDDEFLIIACDGIWDVMSNEEAVRLVRGQLRQHDDPQKCAKALVGQALRLDTSDNLTAIIVCFSSPAELTESVTSQRPKLSCCSLSDDARNRLRSFLQGN